The Candidatus Neomarinimicrobiota bacterium genome has a segment encoding these proteins:
- a CDS encoding M48 family metallopeptidase: MGIFFLTKPSGSKSWIEEHPEIGKITFARSKRSKTLKLFVKPFHGLLVKLPPGCSTKKALIFAKRNQNWIQQARGRAHEIEKLSRDFFHTHAEVPKPKIRRFLIQRLDSLAHQHDFVYAKVSIRNQKSRWGSCSTHNNISLNQNLYYLPPELLDYVLLHELAHTIRKDHSPAFWTILYNILGRDRTKQTRRDLKYFEFLFHRPPESG; this comes from the coding sequence ATGGGCATTTTCTTCCTAACTAAACCCTCTGGATCAAAATCCTGGATAGAGGAACATCCAGAGATTGGCAAGATCACATTTGCACGGAGCAAGAGATCCAAAACCCTGAAACTCTTCGTTAAACCTTTCCATGGTCTGCTGGTCAAACTACCCCCCGGCTGTTCCACCAAAAAAGCGCTGATATTTGCAAAACGTAACCAGAATTGGATCCAACAGGCTCGGGGTAGAGCGCATGAAATTGAGAAATTGTCACGAGATTTTTTCCACACACATGCAGAGGTACCCAAACCAAAGATTAGACGCTTTTTGATCCAACGCCTGGACAGCCTGGCACATCAACATGATTTTGTTTATGCGAAAGTCAGCATCAGGAACCAAAAGAGTCGCTGGGGGTCATGCTCAACACACAATAACATCAGCCTTAATCAAAATCTTTATTATCTCCCACCTGAATTGCTGGACTATGTCCTCCTCCATGAACTCGCCCACACGATCCGGAAAGATCACAGCCCTGCATTCTGGACAATTCTGTATAATATTTTGGGCCGAGATCGTACAAAACAGACTCGCCGTGATTTAAAATATTTCGAATTCCTATTCCACCGTCCTCCGGAATCTGGATAA
- a CDS encoding tetratricopeptide repeat protein, whose product MQKSLIPDKKTNEWLEFISRLGLVNIGDARAVFLSGDYTQLADLGQKALYTAGRGKTLSLEGNLIGSKMSFDEAQLLAETRNAEQNYASKDEILAYVHYERAVFFEKYGEMFNGMSLFRSAKRLVESKPLDAVIDYQISAIQLEDGTGSSAKQAQNWIKYFADSGMQIMHIIALRRLAKHFRIQGEFGETEQLLMSALELGIDYEYPFLVEQIKNSYGYLLYSKGDLAAARDLFQRLANNTESKYIKSTVLENLYLIFYDEKEYAAAADHLGQAVDHCQKYSIISQLPDECRHLGDLYREKLQQPEIATHYYNIGSQAALKMAEYGFSLKGDRLAVVKRFEQRAKVGYSLPESLGSQEPPFAFAIGKTWKQINDLFQFYLIRNHLESGNNVSSLPAKLGLKPSTYYAIKRRLSQHGFNFEGNTSQLPISLKKREQVTLRAYVNGLTELTWNKANQHFEKEIIEFLFKQVGYQKTKLADELKVSYPTILQKTRSLGNV is encoded by the coding sequence ATGCAAAAGTCTTTGATTCCAGATAAAAAGACCAATGAATGGTTGGAGTTTATCAGCCGGTTGGGACTGGTCAACATCGGGGATGCTCGAGCGGTGTTTCTGTCAGGGGACTATACTCAGTTGGCAGATTTAGGACAGAAAGCCCTGTATACGGCAGGTCGAGGGAAAACCCTTTCGCTGGAGGGGAATCTGATCGGGTCAAAAATGTCCTTTGATGAAGCGCAACTATTGGCCGAGACCCGCAATGCTGAGCAGAACTATGCCAGCAAGGATGAGATATTGGCTTATGTCCACTATGAACGGGCTGTCTTTTTTGAGAAATATGGGGAAATGTTCAATGGAATGAGCTTGTTCCGATCGGCCAAACGCCTGGTTGAATCCAAACCACTTGATGCCGTGATCGATTATCAGATCTCCGCCATACAACTAGAGGATGGCACTGGTAGTTCTGCAAAGCAAGCTCAAAACTGGATTAAGTATTTTGCAGATAGTGGCATGCAGATCATGCATATCATTGCTCTTCGCCGTTTAGCAAAACACTTTCGTATTCAAGGTGAGTTTGGGGAAACCGAGCAGCTTTTGATGTCGGCGTTGGAGCTGGGGATCGACTATGAATATCCATTTCTGGTTGAGCAGATAAAAAATTCCTATGGATATCTGTTATATAGTAAAGGTGATCTTGCAGCAGCCAGAGATCTTTTTCAACGATTGGCTAACAACACTGAAAGCAAATATATTAAGTCCACAGTTCTTGAAAATCTGTATCTGATTTTCTATGACGAAAAAGAATATGCCGCTGCAGCTGATCATCTGGGACAGGCTGTGGATCATTGTCAGAAATATTCCATCATTTCCCAGCTTCCTGATGAATGTCGCCATTTGGGTGATCTGTATCGGGAAAAGCTTCAGCAACCTGAAATTGCCACCCATTACTACAATATCGGCTCACAAGCCGCTTTAAAGATGGCAGAGTATGGTTTCAGTCTAAAGGGTGATAGATTGGCTGTTGTTAAGCGTTTTGAGCAGCGCGCCAAGGTCGGGTACAGTCTACCGGAATCACTGGGATCTCAGGAGCCCCCTTTTGCTTTTGCTATCGGGAAAACATGGAAACAGATCAACGATCTGTTTCAGTTCTATCTCATTCGCAATCATCTTGAATCTGGTAATAATGTTTCGAGTCTGCCTGCCAAGTTGGGGTTGAAACCAAGTACATACTACGCTATAAAGCGGCGTTTAAGTCAACATGGATTTAACTTTGAGGGAAATACTTCACAATTACCCATAAGCCTTAAAAAGCGCGAGCAAGTAACCCTCAGAGCCTATGTGAATGGCTTAACTGAATTGACCTGGAATAAAGCCAATCAGCACTTTGAAAAGGAGATCATCGAATTCCTGTTTAAGCAAGTTGGCTATCAGAAAACCAAATTGGCTGATGAATTAAAGGTGAGTTATCCAACCATTCTTCAAAAAACACGTTCCCTTGGAAATGTTTGA
- a CDS encoding AAA family ATPase: MRYYELIGLKREPFSMTPDPEFFFESKAHGEILNRLEIALRLNRGLSVIMGGIGTGKTTLSRLLLSRFVDFGKDFQFYLIMDPTWENTREFLVYLKRLFGLRGSSLYQSEMLNQLENFLIDTAIKKGKQIVLIIDEGQKMGAEQIEVIRTLLNFETNSRKLIQVVIFAQPEFKEVVEAHENFRDRIAFGARIPPLDREDTIFFVDFRIKTAGYEGEEPLFSKEAKEMIFQHTGGYPRKIVNMCHHLIVDMLVYNKKVVDGAAVLNRINSDENNYAG, from the coding sequence ATGCGATACTATGAGCTGATCGGACTCAAGCGAGAGCCCTTCTCCATGACCCCGGATCCGGAATTCTTTTTCGAGTCTAAAGCCCATGGTGAAATTCTTAATCGTTTAGAAATCGCTCTGCGGTTGAACCGGGGGCTTTCTGTTATTATGGGTGGTATCGGCACCGGAAAAACAACCCTTTCGAGACTGCTATTGAGTCGTTTTGTCGATTTTGGTAAAGACTTCCAATTTTATCTTATCATGGATCCCACCTGGGAAAATACACGGGAATTTCTGGTGTATCTAAAACGACTCTTCGGACTTCGGGGAAGTTCTTTGTACCAATCGGAGATGCTAAACCAGCTTGAAAATTTTTTGATAGATACAGCAATTAAAAAAGGTAAGCAGATCGTTCTGATTATTGATGAGGGTCAGAAAATGGGAGCTGAGCAGATCGAGGTCATTCGAACCCTGCTTAACTTTGAGACCAACAGTCGGAAACTTATTCAGGTTGTGATCTTTGCTCAACCTGAATTTAAAGAAGTGGTAGAAGCTCACGAAAATTTTCGAGATAGGATTGCTTTTGGTGCCAGAATTCCCCCTCTTGATCGTGAGGACACTATTTTTTTTGTTGACTTTCGAATCAAAACAGCAGGATATGAAGGCGAAGAACCACTTTTTTCCAAGGAAGCCAAAGAAATGATCTTTCAGCATACCGGTGGGTATCCGCGGAAAATCGTCAATATGTGCCATCATCTAATTGTGGATATGCTGGTCTATAATAAAAAAGTTGTCGATGGTGCCGCAGTGCTTAACCGTATAAATAGTGATGAAAATAACTATGCCGGCTGA
- the pilM gene encoding pilus assembly protein PilM, giving the protein MKITMPADEKDSAATNRLLDLLRSQQAGKSTTEGNASGTLDTQADPDSTQSASETQTAPEQGAASVSSSIVPETISDQPPPQAENSQPVTSEEIMDKLGRGSAKDQKSAPPGSGQVDSAAQGTAAAFSESADPQDSQVKARGAHADQADPDEKVISDISVADPGESRIDPDNFQVSQDVQPPNQAIDLLYEFSNWALGIRQKITVQCSSDCIRIMKMRSVGSRNIIYGMDEYRLPYEVDDRKITHRSDLLSHILDSLDKKVWKKDTMFRTYSSQIETHTKVFKAPPVKGKEFAELITWSAKKNLPFSSENINIDYQVLGSEKGEIKKNIIIGVGNNETISHLGDLYRKRKFDLQSVSTIPYLDWQTFKHCYPDRLGSCIAIVHMNKSETTITMVRSGRMEFNREMSVGVKDYQKALVQRVMVGNDAVNITEDMATDYLMRYGIPIETTGDIPETGISLYKISIFLRPVIERMTGEINRSLDYFRKQVADVECQEIYITGPGAAIPNLVETFGKQLERTTEHLNPLRQGDFEFKDQMDFDYQLIPIFSTNFALALKRSTGINLLPARRKQHFQYRMFNKFALFIASILIPLYIILGYFAHKETGYMEESVATMNKQWRMLSEKSQEYFAMLADLEYLGSYWGFMTNDRVNSDNQIKLLKLISSEIPDNIKVTSLVFRPASNQGDGKTIKQDVYIDRIAMSGFVNASAGIADIQLTNFIMRLESLNMFTSIDREIQGNPSSDDVRLFFTLKIGVSVK; this is encoded by the coding sequence ATGAAAATAACTATGCCGGCTGATGAGAAAGATTCGGCAGCAACCAATCGACTTCTGGACCTGCTACGTTCACAACAAGCCGGCAAGTCTACTACTGAAGGTAATGCAAGCGGAACCCTTGATACTCAAGCAGATCCAGACTCGACCCAGTCCGCTAGCGAAACTCAAACAGCTCCTGAGCAAGGCGCAGCCTCTGTAAGCTCTAGCATTGTTCCAGAAACAATCAGTGATCAACCACCACCTCAGGCCGAGAACTCCCAGCCAGTGACTTCAGAAGAGATCATGGACAAATTGGGGAGGGGTAGCGCAAAGGATCAGAAATCAGCACCTCCCGGATCCGGTCAAGTAGATAGTGCTGCTCAGGGGACAGCCGCAGCTTTTTCTGAATCCGCAGATCCGCAGGACTCTCAGGTAAAGGCTCGAGGCGCGCATGCTGATCAAGCTGATCCTGATGAGAAAGTGATTTCGGATATCTCAGTTGCTGATCCCGGAGAAAGTCGCATTGATCCGGATAATTTTCAGGTAAGCCAGGATGTTCAACCACCAAATCAAGCTATTGATCTGCTCTATGAGTTTAGTAACTGGGCTTTGGGTATTCGGCAAAAAATTACCGTTCAATGTTCATCTGATTGCATTCGCATTATGAAAATGCGCTCGGTGGGAAGTCGAAACATCATTTATGGAATGGACGAATACAGACTGCCCTATGAAGTAGATGATCGAAAGATCACCCATCGTAGTGACCTGTTGAGTCATATACTTGATTCTCTTGATAAAAAGGTTTGGAAGAAAGATACCATGTTTCGAACCTATTCATCACAGATCGAGACCCACACTAAGGTTTTTAAGGCTCCTCCGGTCAAGGGTAAGGAGTTTGCTGAGCTGATCACCTGGTCTGCCAAGAAAAATCTACCATTTAGTAGTGAGAACATCAATATCGATTATCAAGTACTGGGATCCGAAAAGGGAGAGATCAAAAAAAATATCATCATCGGTGTCGGCAATAATGAGACCATTAGCCATTTAGGCGATCTGTATAGAAAACGGAAATTTGATCTCCAGAGTGTTTCAACTATCCCATATCTGGATTGGCAGACCTTCAAACATTGTTATCCTGACCGACTGGGCAGCTGTATTGCCATTGTGCACATGAATAAAAGTGAAACCACTATCACAATGGTGAGATCAGGTCGCATGGAATTTAACCGGGAAATGAGTGTCGGGGTCAAGGATTACCAAAAGGCGCTGGTTCAAAGGGTTATGGTTGGCAATGATGCCGTCAATATTACTGAAGACATGGCCACTGATTACCTCATGCGTTATGGAATTCCAATAGAAACCACAGGGGATATTCCTGAAACCGGAATAAGTCTGTATAAGATATCCATTTTCTTACGACCGGTTATTGAAAGAATGACCGGTGAGATCAACCGTTCTCTTGACTATTTCAGGAAACAGGTGGCAGACGTTGAGTGTCAGGAGATCTACATCACCGGTCCGGGTGCTGCTATTCCGAATTTGGTTGAAACCTTTGGGAAACAACTCGAGCGCACCACAGAGCATCTAAACCCTTTGCGTCAAGGTGATTTTGAGTTTAAAGATCAAATGGATTTCGACTATCAATTAATTCCCATCTTCTCCACTAATTTTGCCCTGGCTCTCAAGCGCTCCACAGGTATTAACTTACTTCCGGCTCGCAGAAAACAACACTTCCAGTATCGGATGTTCAATAAATTTGCACTGTTCATAGCCAGTATCCTGATCCCTTTGTATATCATTCTGGGGTATTTTGCCCATAAAGAGACGGGGTATATGGAGGAAAGTGTTGCCACTATGAATAAACAGTGGCGGATGCTGTCAGAAAAATCCCAGGAATATTTCGCCATGCTGGCTGACCTTGAGTATTTAGGAAGCTACTGGGGGTTCATGACTAATGACCGGGTCAATTCGGACAATCAGATCAAGCTGCTCAAACTCATTTCATCTGAGATACCGGATAATATCAAGGTAACGTCCCTGGTCTTTCGTCCGGCCAGTAATCAGGGAGATGGGAAGACGATCAAGCAGGATGTCTATATTGACCGGATCGCCATGAGTGGTTTTGTAAATGCCAGTGCTGGTATTGCCGATATTCAATTGACTAACTTTATTATGCGGCTTGAGAGCTTGAATATGTTCACCAGCATTGATCGGGAAATTCAGGGTAATCCAAGCTCAGATGATGTAAGACTCTTCTTTACATTAAAAATTGGTGTCAGCGTTAAATGA
- the pilO gene encoding type 4a pilus biogenesis protein PilO produces the protein MNRNIFFSTLVALLLATSGWFYYTVVIAGNQISELETELRSINSRFNELAMVSESYEDFKLRFTEKVADFDTLKTVIPGNQDYATVLEQIRQTAERHKLQIISLAPSLNDIYPALHTELTIPRNHVECYPVQLKFYGDFLTIGSFLDDLLELKSNVNIANLKLETEMEHGGMLTCELNLYTYIFIEGG, from the coding sequence ATGAACCGGAACATTTTCTTCAGTACGCTTGTTGCGTTGCTCCTGGCTACATCAGGCTGGTTCTATTATACAGTCGTTATTGCCGGGAATCAGATATCAGAACTCGAAACTGAATTAAGATCGATCAATAGCCGCTTTAATGAATTGGCAATGGTTTCTGAAAGTTATGAAGATTTTAAGTTGCGCTTTACTGAAAAGGTCGCTGATTTTGATACTTTAAAGACCGTTATTCCGGGTAATCAGGATTATGCCACAGTGCTTGAGCAAATCAGGCAAACTGCTGAGCGGCATAAGTTACAGATCATTTCCCTGGCTCCTTCGCTAAATGATATATATCCAGCACTGCATACTGAACTGACCATCCCCCGGAATCATGTTGAGTGTTATCCGGTGCAATTGAAATTCTATGGTGACTTTCTAACCATCGGTTCTTTTTTGGATGATCTCTTAGAACTGAAAAGCAATGTCAATATCGCAAATCTCAAACTGGAAACTGAGATGGAACATGGAGGCATGCTCACTTGCGAGTTAAATTTATATACCTACATATTCATTGAGGGGGGTTGA